The following proteins come from a genomic window of Candidatus Thiodiazotropha sp. CDECU1:
- a CDS encoding DUF1924 domain-containing protein, whose protein sequence is MKPILISLLLIGTTTLQANSVESMLESYQAEGAGPFSAEQGREAWQRLVIDEKSGKPRSCSDCHGDNLGNPGQHIKTGKRIEPMAPSVNAKRLTDPKQIKKWFKRNCKWTWGRVCTPQERGDLLLFLQRH, encoded by the coding sequence ATGAAACCGATCTTAATTTCATTGCTACTCATCGGCACTACGACTCTGCAGGCGAACAGTGTGGAAAGCATGCTTGAGTCCTACCAAGCCGAGGGTGCCGGGCCATTCTCGGCGGAGCAGGGACGGGAAGCCTGGCAACGTCTGGTAATAGATGAAAAAAGTGGTAAGCCCAGATCATGCAGTGATTGTCATGGCGACAATTTGGGTAATCCTGGGCAACACATCAAGACGGGAAAGCGGATTGAACCGATGGCGCCGTCAGTCAATGCAAAACGCCTGACCGATCCGAAGCAGATCAAAAAATGGTTCAAACGCAACTGTAAATGGACATGGGGAAGGGTATGCACACCCCAGGAGAGAGGTGATCTCCTGTTATTCCTTCAACGACATTAA
- a CDS encoding cytochrome b/b6 domain-containing protein, with translation MSDRELIKVWDPLVRLFHWSLVCAFAVAWLTEDEWMELHANAGYLIAALLLFRVIWGLLGTRYARFNDFVKSPAKVIAYLRDLVRLRADPTVGHNPAGGAMILALLITLLITTLTGLLAYGATGAGPFADVFFSNAAYGSELFEEVHEFFANFTLFLVLVHLLGVGFGSLLHRENLVRAMFTGSKRI, from the coding sequence ATGAGTGATCGAGAGCTAATCAAGGTATGGGACCCGCTGGTCAGGTTGTTTCACTGGAGCCTGGTGTGCGCCTTCGCGGTTGCCTGGCTGACAGAGGATGAGTGGATGGAACTGCATGCCAATGCTGGATACCTGATCGCGGCATTGTTATTATTCCGCGTGATATGGGGCCTGCTGGGTACGCGTTATGCCCGCTTCAATGATTTTGTAAAATCTCCTGCCAAGGTTATTGCTTATCTACGAGATCTTGTTCGGTTGCGCGCCGACCCCACTGTCGGACACAATCCCGCCGGTGGCGCGATGATACTTGCCCTGCTGATAACCTTGCTGATAACCACCCTCACCGGATTACTTGCCTACGGCGCCACGGGCGCGGGCCCATTCGCCGACGTGTTTTTTTCGAACGCCGCCTATGGCAGTGAACTCTTCGAGGAGGTGCATGAATTCTTTGCCAATTTCACCCTTTTTCTGGTGCTTGTGCATCTGCTCGGGGTGGGATTCGGTTCACTGCTACATCGGGAGAATTTAGTTCGTGCCATGTTCACAGGCAGCAAACGGATCTGA
- a CDS encoding nickel-dependent hydrogenase large subunit — protein MSDRIVVDPITRIEGHLRIEAQMDGDKIASAYSSGTMVRGIEIILKGRDPRDAWAFAQRICGVCTLVHGIASVRSVEDALDYQIPANAQLIRNLMIGAQYIHDHVMHFYHLHALDWVDVVSALSADPAETSALAQSISNWPKASPGYFSDVKRKLKGFVDAGQLGIFAKAYWGHEVYKLPPAANLMAVAHYLEALEWQRDVVKLHAIFGGKNPHPNFLVGGVASAIDLNSDSAINSKKLSQVQNVINKMREFTDQVYVPDTLAVASFYKDWGERGEGLGNFLCYGDLPATSMDDPDSFFFPSGVILDRDISTIHPLDLNSAEEIQEHISHSWYDYSKGKDQGLHPYDGETSLNYTGPEPPYAHLNVEESYSWLKAPRWKGKAVEVGPLARVLMLYAKGHEQTQELVNMTLSKLDLPTRALFSTLGRTAARTLETKILADAMQGWYDQLIANIKAGDTKTFNEALWEPSSWPSQCKGVGFMEAPRGALGHWIVIEDGKIANYQAVVPSTWNAGPRDAGGQAGAYEAALQDNHQLLDAEKPVEILRTIHSFDPCIACAVHLSDEDGEEMLQLKVT, from the coding sequence ATGAGTGACAGAATCGTCGTTGACCCCATCACCAGAATCGAAGGTCATCTGCGAATCGAGGCCCAGATGGATGGTGATAAGATAGCCAGCGCTTATTCATCGGGGACCATGGTGCGTGGTATCGAGATCATACTCAAGGGTAGAGATCCTCGTGACGCCTGGGCCTTCGCGCAACGTATATGCGGAGTTTGCACCCTGGTGCACGGTATTGCCTCGGTACGCTCGGTGGAAGATGCCCTCGATTATCAGATCCCGGCGAATGCCCAGCTGATCCGCAATCTGATGATTGGCGCTCAGTATATCCATGATCATGTGATGCACTTCTATCATCTGCATGCCCTGGATTGGGTGGATGTGGTATCGGCGCTCTCCGCCGATCCGGCAGAGACCTCGGCATTGGCCCAATCCATCAGCAACTGGCCGAAGGCATCGCCAGGCTATTTCTCCGATGTCAAAAGGAAACTGAAGGGTTTCGTCGATGCCGGGCAATTGGGTATTTTCGCCAAGGCCTATTGGGGGCACGAGGTCTATAAGCTGCCACCGGCGGCGAATCTGATGGCGGTCGCCCACTATCTGGAGGCCCTTGAGTGGCAGCGTGATGTGGTCAAGCTGCATGCCATCTTCGGCGGCAAGAATCCCCACCCCAACTTCCTGGTGGGTGGTGTGGCATCCGCCATCGATCTCAACTCCGACTCGGCGATCAACAGCAAGAAACTCTCTCAGGTTCAAAACGTCATCAACAAGATGCGCGAGTTTACCGATCAGGTCTATGTGCCGGATACCCTGGCGGTAGCGAGCTTCTATAAGGACTGGGGCGAACGTGGCGAGGGCCTGGGTAACTTCCTCTGCTACGGTGACCTGCCTGCCACCTCCATGGATGATCCTGACAGTTTCTTCTTCCCCAGCGGGGTCATCCTCGACCGGGATATATCCACCATACATCCATTGGATCTGAACAGCGCAGAAGAGATACAGGAGCACATCTCCCATTCATGGTATGACTACAGCAAGGGCAAGGATCAGGGTCTGCATCCCTATGATGGTGAGACATCACTCAACTACACCGGCCCCGAGCCCCCCTATGCCCATCTGAACGTAGAGGAGTCCTACTCCTGGTTGAAGGCGCCGAGGTGGAAGGGCAAGGCGGTCGAGGTAGGACCCCTGGCGCGGGTCTTGATGCTGTATGCCAAGGGCCATGAACAGACCCAGGAGTTGGTCAATATGACCCTGAGCAAGCTGGATCTGCCGACGCGGGCACTCTTCTCCACCCTGGGCAGAACCGCCGCCAGAACCCTGGAAACCAAGATTTTGGCGGATGCAATGCAGGGTTGGTATGACCAGCTGATTGCCAATATCAAGGCGGGGGATACCAAAACCTTTAACGAGGCCCTGTGGGAGCCATCCTCCTGGCCGAGCCAGTGCAAGGGTGTCGGGTTCATGGAGGCGCCTCGCGGTGCCTTGGGACACTGGATCGTTATCGAGGATGGCAAGATCGCCAACTATCAGGCGGTGGTACCGAGTACATGGAACGCCGGGCCACGGGATGCTGGGGGCCAGGCCGGCGCTTACGAGGCTGCACTGCAGGATAATCACCAACTCCTGGATGCGGAAAAGCCGGTGGAGATTCTGAGAACCATCCACAGCTTCGATCCCTGTATAGCCTGTGCAGTCCACCTCTCAGATGAAGATGGTGAGGAGATGTTGCAGTTGAAAGTGACATAG
- a CDS encoding (Fe-S)-binding protein has translation MSEATLERGMNALREQMNAPIASFFSSCVNCGMCAEACLFYTETGDPRYTPINKLEPLRRVWEQEYTLWGKLKSMLGLSEPVTDELFEEWEPLVYDACTLCGRCSMVCPVGNDVSYMIRRAREGFVAAGYSPEGMKGASRRAVTIGSPMGVKFPALAAQIKHVEADTGIKIPVDVEGVDYMALLSSMEIMNFPEYLEALSRIFKQAGVTWTISSEAFEATNSGIQIGSSDIARELVNRVVVAAEKLKVKYVISPECGHAYTAIRWEGPNLIGRAYNFKVVHILELLDELRASGRLKTEGMDETRLTFHDPCQIVRKGGVLEPPRNLLKMVASEFVEMQDAREMNWCCGGGGGVSANERAEELRLKVFKRKKTQLDELNVETLVTACANCRLIIEEGLEEYRMEIPVVGLTEMLAEHLVEEKSE, from the coding sequence ATGAGCGAAGCAACCCTTGAGCGAGGCATGAATGCCTTACGTGAACAGATGAATGCACCCATTGCTTCCTTCTTCTCCAGTTGTGTGAACTGCGGTATGTGTGCCGAGGCCTGTCTCTTCTATACCGAGACCGGCGACCCAAGGTACACACCGATCAACAAGCTGGAACCCCTGCGTCGAGTTTGGGAGCAGGAGTATACCCTGTGGGGAAAACTGAAATCGATGCTCGGATTGAGCGAACCGGTTACCGATGAACTGTTCGAGGAGTGGGAGCCTTTGGTCTACGACGCCTGCACCCTGTGTGGGCGCTGCTCCATGGTGTGTCCGGTGGGCAATGATGTGAGTTATATGATCCGGCGTGCCAGAGAGGGATTCGTGGCTGCGGGCTACTCACCGGAGGGGATGAAGGGCGCCAGCCGCAGAGCAGTGACGATCGGCAGTCCGATGGGGGTTAAGTTTCCTGCATTGGCGGCGCAGATCAAACATGTCGAGGCCGATACCGGAATCAAGATCCCGGTGGATGTGGAGGGTGTCGACTACATGGCTCTGCTCTCCTCCATGGAGATTATGAACTTCCCCGAATACCTGGAGGCCCTGTCCCGCATCTTCAAACAGGCGGGTGTGACCTGGACCATCAGTTCTGAGGCCTTCGAGGCGACAAACTCGGGGATTCAAATCGGCTCTTCCGATATCGCCCGTGAGCTTGTGAATCGGGTCGTGGTCGCTGCTGAGAAGCTGAAGGTCAAATATGTCATCAGTCCTGAATGCGGTCATGCCTATACCGCAATACGCTGGGAGGGTCCCAACCTCATCGGTCGAGCCTACAACTTCAAGGTCGTGCATATCCTGGAGCTTTTGGATGAATTGCGCGCCAGTGGTCGGTTGAAGACTGAGGGCATGGATGAGACCCGGCTGACCTTCCATGACCCCTGTCAGATTGTACGCAAGGGCGGTGTATTGGAACCACCGCGTAATCTTCTCAAGATGGTCGCCAGCGAATTTGTCGAGATGCAGGATGCCCGGGAGATGAACTGGTGCTGCGGCGGCGGTGGCGGCGTGAGTGCCAATGAGAGGGCGGAAGAACTTCGTCTCAAGGTGTTTAAACGCAAGAAGACCCAACTGGATGAGCTGAATGTGGAAACCCTGGTTACGGCCTGCGCAAACTGCCGGCTGATCATCGAGGAGGGACTGGAAGAGTATCGCATGGAGATCCCCGTGGTTGGATTGACCGAGATGCTGGCAGAGCATCTGGTCGAAGAGAAGAGTGAATGA
- a CDS encoding hydrogenase small subunit: MAEQLNPIAKTLGESLRDSGVSRRGFLKFCSVTASMMALPPTMVPAIAAALEQAKRPSVIWLSFQECTGCTESLTRSHSPTVESLIFDHISLDYHHTLQVASGDAAEAAREAAMHENEGKYIVVVDGSIPLGNPGFSTIAGISNLQILEETVAGAAAVVAVGTCAAFGGLPQAKPNPTGAVSVADIVKDKPVVNVSGCPPIPTVITGVLAHFLTFGALPELDDLGRPKVFFGKSIHDRCYRRPFYDKGLFAETFDDEGARKGWCLYRLGCKGPMTYNACATTKWNQGASWPVEAGHGCLGCSEPNFWDAGGFYNALSIPDSDVIRQAAYVVGGGVAIGAAAGALNRSKQAKAAAEHETVTIDDLDKSS; this comes from the coding sequence ATGGCTGAACAACTCAATCCTATCGCTAAAACACTTGGGGAGAGCCTGCGGGACAGCGGCGTCTCCAGGCGGGGTTTCCTGAAATTCTGCAGTGTCACCGCGTCGATGATGGCGCTGCCCCCGACGATGGTGCCAGCCATTGCCGCAGCTCTCGAGCAGGCAAAGCGGCCCTCTGTCATATGGCTCTCCTTTCAGGAGTGCACGGGCTGCACCGAGTCACTGACACGCAGTCATTCACCCACTGTTGAGAGTCTGATTTTCGATCATATCTCACTCGATTATCACCATACCCTGCAGGTCGCCTCCGGGGATGCGGCAGAAGCTGCGCGTGAAGCGGCGATGCACGAAAACGAAGGTAAGTATATCGTCGTTGTGGATGGTTCCATCCCATTGGGGAATCCGGGCTTCTCCACCATTGCAGGCATCAGCAATCTGCAGATCCTGGAAGAGACGGTTGCAGGTGCGGCAGCTGTTGTTGCAGTCGGTACCTGTGCCGCATTCGGCGGTTTGCCCCAGGCCAAGCCCAATCCTACCGGTGCGGTCTCGGTGGCAGATATCGTCAAGGATAAGCCGGTGGTCAATGTCTCGGGTTGTCCGCCCATCCCAACCGTAATCACTGGGGTATTGGCACATTTTCTTACTTTTGGCGCGCTGCCTGAATTGGATGACTTGGGTAGACCCAAGGTCTTCTTCGGCAAGAGTATCCATGACCGCTGTTATCGGCGTCCTTTCTACGACAAAGGCCTGTTCGCCGAGACCTTCGATGACGAGGGTGCGCGCAAGGGCTGGTGCCTCTATCGTCTCGGATGCAAGGGTCCGATGACCTATAACGCATGCGCAACCACCAAGTGGAATCAGGGTGCAAGTTGGCCGGTGGAAGCCGGGCATGGTTGCCTGGGTTGCTCGGAACCCAATTTCTGGGATGCCGGCGGTTTCTACAATGCCCTGTCTATTCCCGACAGCGACGTCATTCGACAGGCTGCCTATGTGGTGGGTGGTGGTGTTGCCATCGGTGCGGCGGCCGGCGCGCTCAATCGCAGTAAGCAGGCCAAGGCGGCTGCCGAACATGAAACCGTAACTATCGATGATTTGGATAAGAGCTCATGA
- a CDS encoding hydrogenase expression/formation C-terminal domain-containing protein: MYEVLHSLKRLKERGVATTIDLKSIPFGPGDEEELLRHLGCGEVSIELQSLGKSRICETLYPGIWLIDHYNAAGERIALSLEINRVPEIVQSQPEDISDAIIRLEQQLNPK; the protein is encoded by the coding sequence ATGTATGAAGTACTACACTCATTGAAACGACTCAAGGAGCGAGGCGTGGCGACCACCATCGATCTTAAATCCATACCTTTCGGCCCGGGTGACGAGGAAGAGCTGTTACGTCACCTAGGATGCGGTGAGGTTAGTATCGAACTTCAATCCTTGGGCAAGAGCCGTATTTGCGAGACCCTCTATCCAGGTATCTGGTTAATCGATCATTACAACGCCGCAGGTGAGCGTATAGCACTCTCACTTGAGATTAATCGTGTGCCTGAGATTGTACAGTCTCAACCCGAAGATATATCAGATGCGATTATCAGGCTCGAACAACAGCTGAATCCCAAATAA
- a CDS encoding HyaD/HybD family hydrogenase maturation endopeptidase, with the protein MSIESVLILGIGNTLLSDEGIGVQLVNRMQQQIGEVPGIEYLDGGTLSFTLAEPIARADGLIVADAARMGERPGTLRVFHDQEMDSYLQGNRASVHEVSLGDLLDIARLSETLPARRCLIGIEPENLDWGEHLSESVQPAVEKGIEEAVCILKSWGLLPEAQG; encoded by the coding sequence TTGTCAATCGAATCTGTGTTGATCCTCGGTATAGGAAATACCCTGTTGAGTGACGAGGGTATAGGTGTTCAGCTGGTGAACCGCATGCAGCAGCAGATCGGGGAGGTACCGGGTATTGAGTATCTGGATGGGGGTACCCTCAGTTTCACCCTGGCGGAGCCCATTGCCCGGGCGGATGGATTGATCGTCGCCGACGCGGCCCGCATGGGGGAGAGGCCCGGCACACTCAGGGTCTTCCACGACCAGGAGATGGACAGCTATCTACAGGGTAACCGCGCCAGTGTGCATGAGGTGAGTCTGGGTGACCTGCTCGATATCGCCCGACTCTCCGAGACCCTGCCGGCACGACGTTGTCTGATTGGTATCGAACCCGAGAATCTCGATTGGGGTGAGCATTTGAGCGAGAGCGTACAACCGGCAGTGGAGAAGGGGATCGAGGAGGCCGTCTGCATATTGAAATCCTGGGGTCTCCTACCTGAGGCTCAGGGTTAG
- a CDS encoding HypC/HybG/HupF family hydrogenase formation chaperone, which produces MCLGIPMQIKSIDGFTAQCEAKGIQREVSLFMLQHEELRPQDFVVVHVGYAIQKVTPQEARSAWEIYDEMLAKMESPPDA; this is translated from the coding sequence ATGTGCCTGGGCATACCCATGCAGATCAAAAGCATAGACGGCTTTACCGCACAGTGTGAAGCAAAAGGCATTCAGCGGGAAGTGAGCCTCTTCATGCTGCAGCACGAAGAACTCAGGCCGCAAGACTTTGTCGTCGTACATGTGGGTTACGCGATACAAAAAGTCACCCCGCAAGAGGCACGATCCGCCTGGGAGATCTATGACGAGATGCTGGCGAAGATGGAATCTCCGCCGGATGCATGA
- the hypA gene encoding hydrogenase maturation nickel metallochaperone HypA, protein MHELSVCQAMLAQVEAIAEREHASQVDRIVIQIGPLSGVVPELLQQAFTIARAGSIAAEADLETAVQQVRVRCQQCGAECDASVNRLICCECGDFRTQLISGDELLLASVELTREDDN, encoded by the coding sequence ATGCATGAGTTGTCTGTTTGCCAGGCGATGTTGGCACAGGTCGAGGCGATTGCCGAGCGGGAACATGCCAGTCAGGTTGACCGAATCGTCATCCAGATCGGCCCCCTCTCCGGCGTGGTACCGGAACTGCTGCAACAGGCCTTCACAATCGCCCGAGCGGGCAGCATAGCCGCCGAGGCCGATTTGGAAACAGCGGTGCAACAGGTACGGGTACGTTGTCAACAATGTGGCGCCGAATGTGATGCATCGGTGAACAGGTTGATCTGCTGTGAATGCGGTGATTTCCGCACCCAACTCATCAGCGGGGATGAACTCCTGCTCGCCAGTGTGGAACTGACACGGGAGGATGACAATTGA
- the hypB gene encoding hydrogenase nickel incorporation protein HypB, protein MCDTCGCNITEGNRHLIEEGGKHAHAKDGSVAVEVLQNLLSENDHQATHNREHFDRHQLLAINLMSSPGSGKTRLLETTIDKLGQKYRIAVVEGDLETENDAERIRKKGVAAVQITTGTACHLDAHMIHQALHRMDLDEVDILFIENVGNLVCPASFDLGQHLNITLLSVTEGDDKPIKYPVIFRAADLVLLTKSDLLAVMDEFSPERAEQAVRQLAVEVPVTLTSAKSGEGFETWLAWLEEQIKLHKARRAQGKTLKPNLQPEGAKLHAGEG, encoded by the coding sequence ATGTGCGATACATGTGGCTGTAACATCACCGAAGGCAATCGGCATCTCATTGAAGAGGGCGGCAAGCATGCCCATGCGAAGGATGGCAGCGTAGCCGTGGAGGTGTTACAGAATCTGCTCAGCGAGAACGACCATCAGGCCACCCACAACCGTGAGCATTTTGACCGTCACCAATTGCTGGCGATCAATCTCATGTCATCCCCCGGCAGCGGCAAAACCCGTCTCTTGGAAACCACCATCGACAAACTTGGGCAAAAATATCGGATCGCGGTTGTGGAAGGCGATTTGGAGACAGAGAACGATGCGGAGCGCATCCGCAAAAAAGGCGTGGCGGCCGTGCAGATCACCACCGGTACAGCCTGTCATCTGGATGCGCATATGATCCACCAGGCCCTGCATCGGATGGATCTGGATGAAGTGGACATCCTGTTCATAGAGAATGTGGGTAACCTGGTCTGCCCGGCCAGCTTCGACCTGGGACAGCATCTGAATATCACCCTGCTCTCCGTCACCGAAGGGGATGACAAGCCGATTAAATACCCGGTCATCTTCCGCGCCGCGGATCTTGTGCTGCTCACCAAATCTGATCTGCTCGCGGTGATGGATGAGTTCAGTCCCGAACGGGCCGAGCAGGCGGTCCGCCAGCTCGCCGTTGAGGTGCCGGTCACCCTGACTTCGGCCAAGTCGGGAGAGGGCTTTGAAACCTGGCTCGCCTGGCTCGAAGAGCAGATCAAGTTACACAAAGCGAGGCGCGCACAGGGTAAAACTCTAAAACCGAACCTGCAGCCTGAAGGCGCTAAATTACACGCTGGTGAAGGCTAG
- the hypD gene encoding hydrogenase formation protein HypD, with protein sequence MSISAKSWLQQLHALPLREPIKIMNVCGGHERSITQAGLRGALPDQIELIPGPGCPVCVCPEEDVYQAMQLALQEPITLVAFGDMLRVPVNVSKGEPRSLDQAHAAGADIRPIASPMEALQIAQAAPDREVVFFAAGFETTTAPVASLLVEGIPDNLSILLSGRLTWPAVSMLLSGEKPGFNALVAPGHVATVMGPEEWSFVVEQHHIPAAVAGFTPESLLAATYSVIRQYLDDRLFLDNCYPELVKPGGNPSAKAHLQQALDVVDANWRGIGIIPGSGFGLNKDYAQWDARRRFPDYDTPERKRSGEMPPGCDCAAVVLGRKYPNQCRLYGEACTPRTPIGPCMVSDEGACRIWWSGGIRLREQA encoded by the coding sequence ATGTCGATAAGCGCAAAATCCTGGCTGCAGCAGCTACATGCCCTGCCGTTGCGGGAGCCGATCAAGATCATGAATGTCTGCGGCGGGCATGAGCGATCCATTACCCAGGCTGGATTGCGGGGCGCTCTACCGGATCAGATAGAGCTGATACCTGGACCCGGCTGCCCTGTTTGCGTCTGTCCCGAAGAAGATGTCTATCAAGCGATGCAACTGGCGCTGCAGGAACCGATCACCCTGGTAGCCTTTGGCGACATGCTGCGGGTGCCGGTGAATGTCAGCAAGGGAGAGCCCCGCTCCCTGGATCAGGCCCATGCCGCGGGCGCGGACATCCGGCCCATCGCCTCCCCCATGGAGGCGCTGCAAATTGCTCAGGCCGCTCCCGATCGGGAGGTGGTCTTTTTTGCCGCCGGCTTCGAGACCACCACGGCACCTGTGGCGTCGTTGCTGGTCGAGGGTATACCTGACAACCTCAGCATCCTGTTATCGGGTCGACTCACCTGGCCTGCTGTCTCAATGTTGCTGAGTGGCGAGAAACCGGGTTTCAATGCCCTGGTCGCACCCGGTCATGTCGCCACCGTGATGGGGCCGGAAGAGTGGTCATTCGTCGTGGAGCAGCACCATATACCGGCCGCGGTTGCCGGTTTTACACCAGAGAGCCTGTTGGCGGCCACCTACTCTGTGATCAGGCAATATCTGGACGATCGGCTTTTTCTCGACAACTGTTATCCTGAATTGGTCAAGCCCGGCGGTAACCCAAGCGCCAAGGCTCACCTGCAACAGGCGCTGGATGTGGTCGATGCCAATTGGCGCGGGATCGGCATCATCCCCGGATCCGGTTTTGGGTTGAACAAGGACTACGCACAATGGGATGCCCGCAGGCGTTTTCCCGACTACGACACTCCCGAGCGAAAGCGCAGTGGTGAGATGCCCCCTGGATGTGATTGCGCTGCCGTGGTGCTTGGACGGAAATATCCGAACCAGTGCCGACTCTATGGCGAGGCCTGTACCCCGAGGACACCCATCGGGCCCTGCATGGTTTCCGATGAAGGCGCCTGCCGGATCTGGTGGAGCGGTGGGATCAGACTTCGCGAACAAGCATAG
- a CDS encoding YiiX/YebB-like N1pC/P60 family cysteine hydrolase — MQWIAEWLTKESPPSTSPLCDFNRLSYELRPADVLLVEGRSRVSNVIKTITQSTWTHSALYIGRIYDIRDPKLQQRVRMAYQGDLSEQLMVEALLGEGTIIAPLSKYRNDHLRICRPSGIEPEDAHKVVAHAVRHIGFDYDVRHLLDLARFFFPWNILPRRWRSSLFEHNAGSPTRTVCSSMLASAFNNVNFPILPFIDRDEDGSLRFFKRNPRLFTPKDFDYSPYFNIIKYPFLGLDDLGVYRRLPWGDDSILYNDNERAFAAATKIDEADQPDDETDISKELNKQNEKQAQPQDDEAADQVINTMRGADR; from the coding sequence ATGCAGTGGATCGCTGAGTGGTTGACCAAAGAGAGCCCACCATCCACCTCGCCTTTATGTGATTTCAATCGTCTAAGTTATGAACTTAGGCCCGCCGATGTGTTATTGGTCGAAGGACGCAGCAGGGTCAGCAATGTGATCAAGACCATCACCCAAAGCACCTGGACCCACTCTGCTCTCTACATTGGGCGTATCTACGATATTCGGGATCCCAAGCTTCAGCAGCGGGTACGCATGGCCTACCAAGGGGACCTCAGTGAACAGCTGATGGTCGAGGCCCTGCTGGGAGAAGGTACGATCATTGCGCCACTCTCCAAGTATCGGAATGATCATCTGCGTATCTGTCGTCCCTCAGGAATAGAGCCGGAGGATGCACATAAGGTCGTCGCCCATGCGGTCCGTCATATCGGCTTTGACTATGACGTTCGTCACCTGCTCGACCTGGCCCGTTTCTTCTTCCCCTGGAACATCCTGCCCAGGCGCTGGCGCTCCAGCCTGTTTGAGCATAACGCCGGTTCACCGACACGTACCGTCTGCTCCTCGATGCTGGCTTCCGCCTTCAATAACGTGAATTTCCCGATTCTGCCTTTCATCGACCGGGATGAAGACGGCAGTCTGCGATTCTTCAAGCGTAATCCGCGACTCTTCACACCCAAGGATTTCGACTACTCACCCTATTTCAACATCATTAAATATCCCTTTCTCGGTCTGGATGATCTGGGTGTCTACCGTCGCTTGCCTTGGGGTGATGACAGCATTCTCTACAACGACAATGAGCGTGCATTCGCTGCCGCAACAAAAATTGACGAGGCAGATCAGCCCGATGATGAGACCGATATAAGCAAGGAGCTTAACAAGCAGAACGAGAAACAAGCTCAACCTCAGGACGATGAGGCGGCTGATCAGGTAATCAACACAATGCGCGGGGCAGACCGATGA